A stretch of DNA from Pseudomonas sp. HN11:
CCTATGGCAAATCCACGCGCACGGTGAAGTCTTGCGTGGGCAGCACCTGGTGCCGTTACGGCGTGCAGGACAGCGTAAAAATGGCGCTGCTGATCGAAGACCGCTACAAGGGCCTGCGCTCGCCGCACAAGCTCAAGTTCGCGGTGTCAGGATGTACCCGCGAGTGCGCTGAAGCTCAAAGCAAAGACGTGGGTGTGATCGCCACGGAGAAGGGTTGGAACCTCTACATCGCTGGCAATGGTGGCATGCGTCCTCGCCACGCGGAGCTGTTTGCCACTGACCTCGATGACGCGACACTGATCCGCTACATCGACCGTTTCCTGATGTTCTACATCCGCACCGCCGACAAGCTGCAACGCACCTCGGTGTGGCGCGAAAGCCTTGAAGGCGGCCTGGATTTCCTCAAGGACGTGATCCTCCACGACAGCCTGGGTCTGGGGGCCGAACTTGAAGCGCAAATGCAACTGGTGGTCGACCGCTACGAATGCGAATGGGCCAACGCTCTCGCGGACCCGGAAAAGCTCAAACGCTTCCGCACCTTCGTCAACGACAAGCGCCCCGACCCGGACATCCACTTCGTCCAGGAACGCGGCCAACGCCGGCCAATCATGGCTGCTGAACTCAACCTGATTCCCATCACCGAGGAGATTGCCTGATGAGCCAAGCCAACCCGCAACGCAACCTGGCCACCTGGAAAGGTGTGTGCAGCGAGACCGACCTGGTGAGCAATTCCGGCGTGGTGGTGTGGCTGGACGGCGCGCAAGTGGCGCTGTTCTACCTGCCGGGTGCGCAGGACCAGACGTTGTTCGCCATCGACAACCATGACCCGGAATCGGGCGCGAATGTGATCGGACGCGGCTTGATCGGCAGCATCAAGGGTGACCTGGTGGTGGCGGCGCCGATCTACAAGCAGCATTACCGGCTCGAGGACGGGCAGTGCCTGGAAGCGCCTGATCAGAGGCTGCGGGTTTGGCCGGTGCGGTTGAACGCTGGGGTGGTGGAATTGGCATTGGATTGATGCTGTGTGCAGGGTCTTGCGTCGAGCCGACTTACTGCGGTGAGCGAGGCAAGCCCGCTCACTACAACAAGCCCGCCAGTTGCTGAAGTCGCGTTAAGATGCCGCCTGGACCTCACTCAGATCAAGGACACTGTATGCCGCTTATCAAGGAGCGCGTCGCGCTCGCCCGCAATGGCGCCAACGAAAAAGTCATTTGCCGCATGGCTTCAGGCTGGGCGGTCATGGGTGATGTACAGTTTCTCCCTGGTTACTGCCTGCTGCTACCTGACCCGGTCGTTGCCAGCCTGAACGACCTGGACACCGAAGCCCGCACTGCCTACCTGCTGGACATGGCCCGCCTTGGCGATGCGGTGTTGCAGGCTACCGGTGCGTTGCGCATGAACTACGAAATTTTGGGCAATTCCGAGCCAGAGCTGCATTGCCATCTCTTCCCGCGCTATGCCTCGGAACCGGACGACAAACGCACGATGCCGGCGTGGTTTTATGACTGGAAAAACGCACAGCCGTATGCGGAGGTCGACCACGGGGAGATGCGCAAGACGATTGCGCGATTATTGGAAGCGACGACATCGGCATAAGGATGGGATGGATTCAATGCGCGAACGAAAGGCGTCACGCCTGCTGGTGATCAACCCCTCCCAGGAGGTGCTTCTGTTCAGGTTCGTCCATAAAGACGGGCCATTGGCCGGGCAAAATTATTGGGCTACGCCTGGCGGTGGTGTAGAGGCCGGTGAAACCTTCGAGGTGGCTGCAATACGCGAACTGCGGGAGGAAACGGGAATCAAGGTCGACACTGTTGCGGCGCCCATCGCGGACCGCAAGGTCCCCTTGATGCTGCCTTGCGGGGAAACGGTGTTAGCGATTGAGCAGTATTACGTGGTTCACGTACCCGATGAGGCACTGTCAAAAGCGGAATGGACCGCCCATGAGACTCAGGTCATGGCGGATCATCGTTGGTGGTCTGTCAATGCGCTGCGCTCTACCGAAGAGACGGTCTGGCCGCAATCACTGATCGATATGCTTGTGAAAGAGGGCGTGTTTCAACCCGCTACCTGAACGTCGTGGTCAACAATGAACCAGGATTTCGTAGGTCTCCATCACGGCGGCATAGTCCATCGCCAGGTTGCTCAGCGACAGCGCATGCACGTCTTCAGCGGGCCACAGGCGCCCGGACAAATCGGTTTGGTCGAAGGTGTAGCAGGCATCCGAAACCACCGTCACCGCAAAACCCAGATTACCGCCTGAGCGTGCCGTGGCCTCGACCGAGTTGTTGGTGATCACGCCGACGATCACCAGTTGCCGGATCCCGCGTGCATGCAGCCAGCGCTCCAGCCCCGTGGCCGTGAAGGCGTCTGGAACGTTCTTTTCGACCACATGCTCATGCGCCAACGGTTGCAGCGCCGGCTGGAATTCGCAGCCCGGCTGGCCCGGCCAGAACACCGAGTCGGGCGAGCGGGAGATGTGCCGGATATGCACGACAGGGCGGTCGGATTGACGCCAGGCAGTCAGCAGACGCTGTATCTGCACTTCGGCGTCGGCGTTGTTGCGTCGCCCCAGCTTTGGCTGGTTCATGCCTTGCTGCATGTCGATGATCAGCAGTGCGGCGTTGATGGCTAACGATTGCATGGCACCTCCTTTTGCGGGCAGGGCTCGAAACATACCACGAGGGTAAACGGTCATGAAGGTTGGGTTTACTTGAAGGACATTGACTGAATAAGGAATAGATCAATGATCCGCAAAGCGTTACCTGGCGACGCCAACGCCATCGCCCAGGTGCATATCCGCAGTTGGCAGGAAGCCTATCGTGACATGATGCCTGCCGAGTTCTTGAATGGGCTGGATGCAACGCTGGCTCGGCGCGAATCCTTTTGGGTTCGTTCGATTGAGTCGGGCGAGTCCGACGTGTGGGTCGCGGAGCTGGACGGGCACGTTGTTGGCTGGATATCGGTCGGTGCCAGTCGTGACGAAGAAGCTGCCGGAGCAAACACCGGTGAGGTCATGGCCATTTATGTTTTAGGCAGGTATTGGCAAGCCGGCGTTGGGCTGGCGTTGTGGAATGCGGGCCTGCAGTTCCTGAGGGAGGAGGGGTTTCAGGGTTTGACGCTTTGGGTCTTGAGCCGAAATGAAAGGGCTATCCGGTTTTATCGCAGGATGGGCTGTGTCGAGGACGCGGGGAGTGAACGTAATCTTCAGAGGGGAGGTGTCACTCTGGTAGAAATGAGGTATCGGTTGCCCTTTGGAGGTTGAGCACATTCACATACGCACGAAACATTTCAGCCATCCCCTCGGCATAAACCGCGATCTCTTCAGCCGTTCGCGGACTGTTGGAGAACTCCTTCCCCACTGAACTGAGCGTGGTCAGGATCAAATCACTGGCCAACGTACGCGTGTCAACCGACACCTCAGGCAACAACTCCAGCATGAACCCCTTGAACGCCTGCCGTCCCGCCGCGCGCACCTCCAGGGCCTCCGGCGCATCACGATAGAGCGGCGCCGCGTCACTCAGCGCACCGCGCATCTGCGCTTCTTCGCATTCCGATTGGATAAAGGCGTGCACCAACGTGCGCAGGCGATCCAGTGGCGTTTCGTCGCGTTTCTCCAGGATGTCGCGCAGCATCTGGGTGGTCTGCTGCCACTCATCACTCTGCAACCGGAACAGAATTGCCGCTTTGTTGGGGAAGTACTGGTACACCGACCCCACGCTTACGCCGGCCTTTTCCGCGACCCGTGCGGTGGTGAAACGGGTGGCGCCTTCCTTGGCCAAAACCTGAATAGCCGCTTGCAGAATCGCCGCCACCAACTCGGTGGAACGGGCCTGTTGCGGCTGTTTGCGCGTGGAAATACGTGGGGTCTGGCGGCTGGTCATACGGGGCTCCTGAAGCAGGGCTAATGCGAATAGCGAAGGATGCGAATGACTCGCATACTTTTAATACGACGAATTAGTCGCATCTTAGTCCCACCTCACTGGAAATCAATTATGTCGAGCCTGACCACCGCGCCTCTGGCGCCCCTTATCGAACGTCTTTATGCCCAGGCCAATGCGGCCACCAGCCCGTTGGTGAACTCGGTATCCAAGGAAGAACGCGAACGGCTGATGCACAGCAAAACCGAATACATGGCGCTGTATTCGATGCTCAAGGACCTGTGGCTGCCCGTGTCGCAGGACACCGGCAAGCTGCTCTACATGCTGGCGCGCAGCAACAAGGCGCGGGCGATTGTGGAGTTTGGCACTTCATTTGGGCTGTCGACCTTGTTCCTGGCTGCCGCGCTACGTGACAACGGCGGCGGTGTGCTGATCGGCAGCGAATTTGAAGCCTCGAAGATCGCCCTGGCGCGCGAGCATTTCATCGAAGGCGGCGTGAGCGACCTGATCCACATTCGCGAAGGTGACGCGCTGGTGACCCTGGCCAGCGACTTGCCGGATGTTGTCGATCTGTTGCTGCTGGACGGCGCCAAGACGCTGTATGGCGACGTGCTGAACCTGGTGGAAAACAACCTGCGTCCTGGCGCACTGGTAGTCGCGGACAACACCGATTATTGCCCTGAATACCTGGCCTATGTGCGCGCCCCGGAGAACGGTTACTTGTCGGTGCCGTTTACCGATGACATCGAACTTTCAATGCGCCTGGGCTAAGCGAGTATTCAGCGCTCACCACAACAAGCCCGCTCCCTACAGAAAGCGGGCTTGCCACTGTAAACGTAGGCTCAGCGATTGAACCGCTCAACCAACGCATATTGGGTGGACGCGGTGTTCGTCAGCTCCTTGCTCAGGTCCGTGGATTGATGGGCTTGTATCGACGTCTGGTCGGCCAGTTCGGCAATGGTGGTGATGTTGCGGCTGATCTCTTCGGCCACCGCGCTCTGTTCCTCGGTGGCGGCGGCGATCTGGGTGGTCATGTCGGTGATATGGGACACCGCTTCGCTGATGCCCACCAGCGCCTGGTCGGCTTCGAGTACCCAGGCTACGCCTTCCTGGGCCTGGCGCTGGCCGTGCTCCATGCTTTGCACCGCGTTGTTCGAGGACGCTTGCAGTTGGGTGATCAAGCCGTGGATCTGGGTGGTGGACTGCGACGTGCGCTGTGCCAATTGGCGCACTTCGTCGGCCACCACGGCAAAACCACGACCTTGCTCGCCCGCACGAGCCGCTTCGATGGCCGCGTTGAGGGCCAGCAGGTTGGTCTGGTCGGCAATGCCTTTGATCACGTCCACCACGCTGCCGATTTCGTCGCTGTCCTTGGCCAGTTGCGCCACGGTGGCGCCGGTTTCGCTGACCACGGCGGACAAACGCTCGATCGCCTCACGGGTGTCCCGTGCCACTTCACGGCCGCGTCCGGTCAGCACATTGGCTTGCTGGGTGGCGTCGGCGGTGCGTTGTACGTGGCTGGCGACCTCCTGGGTGGTGGCGGCCATCTGGTTGACCGCGGCCGAGACCTGTTCGGTTTCGACGCGCTGACGGTCCAGACCTTTGGAACTGGCAGTCGCCAACTGATCGGATTGTCCAGCCAGCGCGCTCAATTGCTCGGCACTGTCCTGCAAGCGCGTGAGGCAGGTCTTGAGGCGCGCGTTCTGGCTGAGGAACGCTGTTTCGAGGCGTGCCTGTGGCCCTCGTGCGTCGCTGTACATCTGCGCGATCAACGCATCCGAGGTTGAAGGCTCCACACCTTGCAACAGGCGCAACGTGCTGCCTTGGCGCCAGCGTGAGCAGAGTATGCCCACCGGCACCGCGACCGCGACGGCCACGGCAATGGCGACGGGCGTACTGAGGAACATGCCGGCAAGACTACCGACAAGCCCGGTTGCCACGTACGGCACGCAAGTCAGGGCGGCCGGAAGCCAGGCGTCTTGGCGAGGAACACCCGATTTACCCTGGCTGATGCGGCGGTACAGGGCCTGGGCACGGCGGATTTCATCGGCGGTGGGCTTGACCCGGACCGACTCGAACCCCACCACCTTGCTGCCATCGAATATGGGCGTTACATAGGCGTTGACCCAATAATGGTCACCGTTTTTCGAGCGGTTCTTGACGATGCCCATCCAGGGCAGGCCTTGCTTGAGTGCACTCCACATGTGCGCAAACACGGCGGGGGGCACATCGGGGTGACGGACGATGTTCTGCGGCGCGCCAATCAAGTCAGCGCGTTCAAAGCCGCTGATGTCGACAAACGCGTCGTTGCAGTAAGTGATGACACCTCGGACATCCGTGGCGGAGATGAGTTTTTGCGAAGGCGCGAGGGAAATCTCACGCTGTGTTACGGGCTGGTTATTGCGCATTCCGACTACTCCCTGGTTGCCCTCAGTCCATCGGCGCCATCTGCGAAAAGGTTAATCCACATTGGTCAATTCGCCAGCCACTGGTCAAAAGCCTGAAACTTCCTGCCGAAAAACCTCATAATGGCGGCCATTTTTGTTTAGCCGTTATTCTGGTGTGCCCCCATGGAAATCAAGGTCAACTTTCTCGACAACCTGCGGCTTGAAGCCAAGTTCGACGACTTCACGGTGATTGCCGACCAGCCGATCCGCTACAAAGGCGATGGCTCGGCACCGGGGCCGTTCGATTACTTCCTGGCGTCGTCGGCGTTGTGCGCGGCGTACTTCGTGAAGCTGTACTGCCAGACGCGCAATATCCCCACCGAGAATATTCGTCTGTCGCAGAACAACATCGTCGATCCGGAAAACCGCTATAACCAGATCTTCAAGATCCAGGTCGAGCTGCCGGCCGACATTTCCGACAAAGACCGCCAAGGCATCCTGCGTTCCATCGACCGTTGCACGGTCAAGAAAGTGGTGCAGGCCGGGCCTGAATTCGTCATCGAAGAAGTCGACAACCTGGACGCCGACGCCCAGGCCTTGTTGATGCCCAACTCAACCTCCGAGGGCGGCACCTACATCACCGGAAAGGACCTGCCGCTGGAGCAGACCATTGCCAACATGTCCGGCATTCTCGCCGGCCTGGGCATGAAGATTGAAATCGCCTCGTGGCGCAATATCGTGCCTAACGTATGGTCGCTGCATATCCGCGACGCGCATTCGCCGATGTGTTTCACCAACGGCAAGGGCGCGACCAAGGAGGGCGCCTTGGCGTCGGCACTGGGCGAGTTCATCGAGCGCCTCAATTGCAACTTCTTCTACAACGACCAGTTCTGGGGTGAAGAACTGGCGAATGCTTCGTTCGTGCATTACCCGGATGAGCGCTGGTTCCAGCCGGGGCCCAACGACGAGCTGCCCAGTGAAATCCTCGACGCCTACTGCCTCAAGGTCTACAACCGCGACGGCGAATTGCGCGGTTCGCACCTGTTCGACACCAACTCCGGCAATGAAGAACGTGGCATCGTTTCGCTGCCGTTCGTGCGCCAGTCGGACGGCGAAGTGGTGTATTTCCCGTCCAACCTGATCGAAAACCTCTACCTCAGCAACGGCATGAGCGCCGGCAACACCCTGGCCGAAGCCCAGGTGCAGTGCCTGTCGGAGATCTTCGAGCGCGCGGTGAAGCGTGAAATCATCGAAGGCGAGTTCGCCTTGCCGGATGTACCCGCCGAGGTGCTGGCCAAGTACCCCAGCATCCTGGCCGGTATCCAGGGTCTGGAAGCCCAGGGTTTCCCGGTGCTGGTCAAGGACGCGTCCCTGGGCGGCGAATTCCCGGTGATGTGCGTGACCCTGATGAACCCGCGCACCGGCGGCGTATTCGCCTCGTTCGGCGCGCACCCAAGCCTGGAAGTGGCGCTGGAACGCAGCCTCACCGAACTGCTGCAAGGCCGCAGTTTCGAAGGCCTGAACGACTTGCCGCAGCCGACCTTCGAAGGCCAGGCGGTGACCGAGCCGAACAACTTCGTCGAGCACTTCATCGACTCCAGCGGTGTGGTGTCGTGGCGTTTCTTCAGTGCCCAGTCGGACTACGAGTTTGTCGAGTGGGACTTCTCAGGCGAAGGCGAAGACTCGAATGCCCAGGAAGCAGCGACTCTGTTCGGCATCCTTGAAGGCATGGGTAAAGAATCCTATATGGCAGTGTACGAGCACCTCGGCGCTACCGCGTGCCGCATCCTGGTGCCGGACTATTCGGAAATCTACCCGGTGGATGACCTGATCTGGGACAACACCAACAAGGCGCTGTTTTTCCGTGAGGACATTCTCAACCTGCACCGCCTCGATGAGGAAGAATTGCAGGCGCTGGTCGAGCGCCTGATCGAAAGCGAGCTGGACGACTACACCGACATCACCACCCTGATCGGCATCGAATTCGATGACAACACCGCCTGGGGCCAACTGACCATACTGGAGTTGAAACTGCTGATCTTCCTGGCCTTGCAGCAATATGAAGAGGCCAAGGAGTGCGTGGAGATGTTCCTGCAGTACAACGACAACACCGCTGAGCGTGGCCTGTTCTACCAGGCGATGAATGCGGTGCTGGAAATGGAACTGGACGACGACCTGGAACTGGCCGATTACGAAGGCAACTTCCGCCGCATGTTTGGCAATGAGCGGATGGACGCGGTAATTGGCTCGGTGAAGGGTGACGTGCGGTTCTATGGCTTGACGCCGACCAGCATGAAGCTGGAGGGGCTGGATCGGCATTTGCGCTTGATCGACAGCTACAAGAAGCTGCATGCCGCGCGAGCCAACATCACCACTGCCTGACACAATCCCCTTGTGGGAGCGAGCAAGCCCGCTCCCACATTTTTGCCCGGTGCAGGCCGCTAGATTTTCGCCAGGCCGCGGGCCAGATCCGCTCTCAGATCCTCCACATCCTCAACCCCCACCGACAACCGCACCAACCCATCGCCAATCCCCAGCTGCGCCCGCGTTGTGGCCGGGATGCTCGCATGGGTCATGATCGCTGGGTGTTCGATCAGGCTTTCCACGCCGCCAAGGCTTTCGGCCAGGGCGAAAAGCTTGACGTTTTCGAGGAACCGCGTGGCGCCGGCCAGGTCGCTGTTGAGGTCAATCGAAATCATCCCGCCAAACCCACGCATCTGTTTGCGCGCCAGCTCATGCTGCGGATGGGACGTGAGGCCCGGGTAGTAAACCCGTGCCACTTGCGGTTGTTGCTCCAGCCAGGCGGCCAGATCGAGGGCGTTGCTGCAATGACGCTCCATGCGCAGCGCCAGGGTTTTCACGCCGCGCAGGGTGAGGAAGGCGTCGAAGGGCCCGGCGATGGCGCCGACCGAGTTCTGCAGGAAACCCAGGCGTTCGGCCAGTTCGGGGTTGTCACCGACAATGGCGATACCCCCGATCACATCGGAGTGGCCATTGAGGTATTTGGTGGTGGAATGCACCACCACATCAAAGCCCAGCTCCAGAGGACGTTGAATCCACGGGCTGGCGAAGGTGTTGTCGGCCACACAAATGATCCCACGACCCCGGCAGATTCGCGCGATGGCGCTCAGGTCGGTAAGGCTCAGCAGCGGGTTGCTGGGGGTCTCGACCCAGACCATACGCGTGTCGTCCTGCAGGCTCGCTTCAAATGCCGATAAATCGCTCAGGTCGACAAAGCTGAAACGATGCCCGGCGCTGCGTTGGCGCACTTTGTCGAATAGCCGGAAGGTGCCGCCATACAGGTCATTGCCGGACACGATATGGGCACCGGCGTCCAGCAACTCCAACACTGTCGAAATCGCCGCCAGCCCGGACGCAAAGGCAAACGCCTGGCTGCCGCCTTCCAGATCGGCCACGCAGCGCTCCAGGGCAAACCGCGTGGGGTTGTGGGAGCGGCCGTAGTCGAAGCCTTTGTGCACGCCGGGGCTGTCTTGCAGGTAAGTGGAATTGGCGTAGATCGGCGGCATCAGCGCGCCCGTGGTCGGATCGGGCGACTGCCCTGCGTGGATCACGCGGGTGGCAAACGCGCTTTTATCGGACTGACTCATGCAAGGGATCTCCGTAGGTGGTTGAGCAGATCGACGCGGGTGATCAGGCCGTGGAAGCCCGAGGCGTCGGCAATGATGGCGACGAGGCC
This window harbors:
- a CDS encoding cysteine hydrolase family protein; translation: MQSLAINAALLIIDMQQGMNQPKLGRRNNADAEVQIQRLLTAWRQSDRPVVHIRHISRSPDSVFWPGQPGCEFQPALQPLAHEHVVEKNVPDAFTATGLERWLHARGIRQLVIVGVITNNSVEATARSGGNLGFAVTVVSDACYTFDQTDLSGRLWPAEDVHALSLSNLAMDYAAVMETYEILVHC
- a CDS encoding HIT family protein, which translates into the protein MPLIKERVALARNGANEKVICRMASGWAVMGDVQFLPGYCLLLPDPVVASLNDLDTEARTAYLLDMARLGDAVLQATGALRMNYEILGNSEPELHCHLFPRYASEPDDKRTMPAWFYDWKNAQPYAEVDHGEMRKTIARLLEATTSA
- the nirD gene encoding nitrite reductase small subunit NirD, which produces MSQANPQRNLATWKGVCSETDLVSNSGVVVWLDGAQVALFYLPGAQDQTLFAIDNHDPESGANVIGRGLIGSIKGDLVVAAPIYKQHYRLEDGQCLEAPDQRLRVWPVRLNAGVVELALD
- a CDS encoding cystathionine gamma-synthase, with the translated sequence MSQSDKSAFATRVIHAGQSPDPTTGALMPPIYANSTYLQDSPGVHKGFDYGRSHNPTRFALERCVADLEGGSQAFAFASGLAAISTVLELLDAGAHIVSGNDLYGGTFRLFDKVRQRSAGHRFSFVDLSDLSAFEASLQDDTRMVWVETPSNPLLSLTDLSAIARICRGRGIICVADNTFASPWIQRPLELGFDVVVHSTTKYLNGHSDVIGGIAIVGDNPELAERLGFLQNSVGAIAGPFDAFLTLRGVKTLALRMERHCSNALDLAAWLEQQPQVARVYYPGLTSHPQHELARKQMRGFGGMISIDLNSDLAGATRFLENVKLFALAESLGGVESLIEHPAIMTHASIPATTRAQLGIGDGLVRLSVGVEDVEDLRADLARGLAKI
- a CDS encoding methyl-accepting chemotaxis protein, with the protein product MFLSTPVAIAVAVAVAVPVGILCSRWRQGSTLRLLQGVEPSTSDALIAQMYSDARGPQARLETAFLSQNARLKTCLTRLQDSAEQLSALAGQSDQLATASSKGLDRQRVETEQVSAAVNQMAATTQEVASHVQRTADATQQANVLTGRGREVARDTREAIERLSAVVSETGATVAQLAKDSDEIGSVVDVIKGIADQTNLLALNAAIEAARAGEQGRGFAVVADEVRQLAQRTSQSTTQIHGLITQLQASSNNAVQSMEHGQRQAQEGVAWVLEADQALVGISEAVSHITDMTTQIAAATEEQSAVAEEISRNITTIAELADQTSIQAHQSTDLSKELTNTASTQYALVERFNR
- a CDS encoding O-methyltransferase, with amino-acid sequence MSSLTTAPLAPLIERLYAQANAATSPLVNSVSKEERERLMHSKTEYMALYSMLKDLWLPVSQDTGKLLYMLARSNKARAIVEFGTSFGLSTLFLAAALRDNGGGVLIGSEFEASKIALAREHFIEGGVSDLIHIREGDALVTLASDLPDVVDLLLLDGAKTLYGDVLNLVENNLRPGALVVADNTDYCPEYLAYVRAPENGYLSVPFTDDIELSMRLG
- a CDS encoding OsmC domain/YcaO domain-containing protein encodes the protein MEIKVNFLDNLRLEAKFDDFTVIADQPIRYKGDGSAPGPFDYFLASSALCAAYFVKLYCQTRNIPTENIRLSQNNIVDPENRYNQIFKIQVELPADISDKDRQGILRSIDRCTVKKVVQAGPEFVIEEVDNLDADAQALLMPNSTSEGGTYITGKDLPLEQTIANMSGILAGLGMKIEIASWRNIVPNVWSLHIRDAHSPMCFTNGKGATKEGALASALGEFIERLNCNFFYNDQFWGEELANASFVHYPDERWFQPGPNDELPSEILDAYCLKVYNRDGELRGSHLFDTNSGNEERGIVSLPFVRQSDGEVVYFPSNLIENLYLSNGMSAGNTLAEAQVQCLSEIFERAVKREIIEGEFALPDVPAEVLAKYPSILAGIQGLEAQGFPVLVKDASLGGEFPVMCVTLMNPRTGGVFASFGAHPSLEVALERSLTELLQGRSFEGLNDLPQPTFEGQAVTEPNNFVEHFIDSSGVVSWRFFSAQSDYEFVEWDFSGEGEDSNAQEAATLFGILEGMGKESYMAVYEHLGATACRILVPDYSEIYPVDDLIWDNTNKALFFREDILNLHRLDEEELQALVERLIESELDDYTDITTLIGIEFDDNTAWGQLTILELKLLIFLALQQYEEAKECVEMFLQYNDNTAERGLFYQAMNAVLEMELDDDLELADYEGNFRRMFGNERMDAVIGSVKGDVRFYGLTPTSMKLEGLDRHLRLIDSYKKLHAARANITTA
- a CDS encoding NUDIX hydrolase codes for the protein MRERKASRLLVINPSQEVLLFRFVHKDGPLAGQNYWATPGGGVEAGETFEVAAIRELREETGIKVDTVAAPIADRKVPLMLPCGETVLAIEQYYVVHVPDEALSKAEWTAHETQVMADHRWWSVNALRSTEETVWPQSLIDMLVKEGVFQPAT
- a CDS encoding TetR family transcriptional regulator, coding for MTSRQTPRISTRKQPQQARSTELVAAILQAAIQVLAKEGATRFTTARVAEKAGVSVGSVYQYFPNKAAILFRLQSDEWQQTTQMLRDILEKRDETPLDRLRTLVHAFIQSECEEAQMRGALSDAAPLYRDAPEALEVRAAGRQAFKGFMLELLPEVSVDTRTLASDLILTTLSSVGKEFSNSPRTAEEIAVYAEGMAEMFRAYVNVLNLQRATDTSFLPE
- a CDS encoding GNAT family N-acetyltransferase translates to MIRKALPGDANAIAQVHIRSWQEAYRDMMPAEFLNGLDATLARRESFWVRSIESGESDVWVAELDGHVVGWISVGASRDEEAAGANTGEVMAIYVLGRYWQAGVGLALWNAGLQFLREEGFQGLTLWVLSRNERAIRFYRRMGCVEDAGSERNLQRGGVTLVEMRYRLPFGG